The following are encoded together in the Lathyrus oleraceus cultivar Zhongwan6 chromosome 3, CAAS_Psat_ZW6_1.0, whole genome shotgun sequence genome:
- the LOC127131919 gene encoding cleavage stimulation factor subunit 50 has protein sequence MRHGTFPNTRCAKFSPDGRFVATGSADTSIKLFEVSKIKQTLLPDAKDGPVRSVLKTYYDHTQPINDLDFHPQGTILVSGAKDQTIRFFDVSKANAKRSYRLIQDTHNVRSVSFHPSGDFLLAGLWCLMKLKVLVYVYV, from the exons ATGAGACACGGCACCTTTCCGAACACAAG ATGTGCTAAGTTTAGTCCTGATGGAAGGTTTGTTGCCACCGGAAGTGCAGATACATCAATAAAGCTATTTGAG GTTTCAAAGATCAAGCAGACGTTGCTCCCAGATGCAAAGGATGGTCCTGTGCGGTCTGTTCTAAAAACATATTATGACCATACACAA CCAATAAATGATCTGGATTTTCATCCGCAAGGTACTATCCTGGTTTCTGGAGCCAAAGATCAGACAATAAG GTTTTTTGATGTTTCAAAAGCCAATGCCAAGAGATCATACAGGCTTATCCAG GACACACACAATGTTCGCTCTGTATCTTTTCACCCCTCAGGAGACTTTCTGTTGGCAG GTTTATGGTGTTTGATGAAACTGAAGGTTCTGGTCTATGTCTACGTTTga